The DNA segment GGTGCTTCCCGGCCACCTGCGAACTCCGGAGCCGCCCGAGGCGCCGTTCGCGTTCGAGGTCCGGGCCGCGCGTCCGGCCGACCTGCCGTCGGTCCGCGAGATCTACAACCACTACGTGGCCAACTCGACCGTCACCTTCGACGAGGACGCCATGAGCCTGCGCGAGTGGAAGCAGAAGTACGCCTACCTGCACCGGCTCGGCATGCCGTTCCTGGTGGCCGAGTCGCCGACCGGGCAGGTGCTCGGGTACGCCCTGGTGACTCCGTGGAAGCAGAAGCGCGCCTACCGGTACACGGTCGAGAACTCGATCTACCTCGGCCCCGCGGCATCCGGGAAGGGGCTCGGCCGAGCGCTGCTCGGCGCCCTCGTCGACGCGTCGAGGCAGGCGGGCATGAAGGAGATGATCGCGGTCATCGCCGACCAGGGGGCGGAGTCCTCGATCGCGCTGCACGAGAAGTTCGGGTTCCACGAGATCGGGCGCATGGGGCGCGTCGGGTTCAAGTTCGACCGGTGGCTCGGCACCGTCCTGCTGCAGAAGACCCTGAAGTAGCGGATGCCGCGCCGCGGCGCCCTGCGTAGGCTCGGGGCGTGGCCGAATCGACCCCGGAGTTGCACGAGTACACCGCCCTCGAACTGCACCAGTCGCTGCAACGGGGGGAGGTGGGCCCCGTCGAGGCGACCACCCACTACCTCGATCGCATCGCACGCCTCGATGCCGAGGTCGGGGCGTTCGCCCACGTGTCGGCCGATCAGGCCCTCGAGCGTGCGAGGCACGTCGAGCGGGAGGTGCCGCGTGCGGCGCCGCTGTGGGGCATGCCGCTGGCGGACAAGGACCTGCACCCGCGCGCCGGGGTCCCGGCCGGGTTCGGCTCGCGCGCCTTCGAGGGGTTCGAGCCCGACGAGTCCGACGACCTCGTGCGGGCGGTCGATGCCGCCGGAGCGGTGAGCCTCGGCAAGACCGCGACGCCCGAGTTCGGGCTGCCCTCGTACACCGAGCCGGCCGCCGGGCGCCCGACCCGCAACCCGTGGGACCTCGCGCTCGGCGCCGGAGGCTCGAGCGGCGGTGCGGCCGCTGCGGTCGCCGCCGGGATGCTCCCGTTCGCACCCGGGAGCGACGGCGGCGGGTCCATCCGGATCCCGGCCGCCTCGTGCGGACTCGTCGGCGTGAAGCCGTCGCGCGGCAGGGTGCCTTCGGGTTCGGGGATCGACCGCCTCGGCGGGCTCGGGGTCGTCGGGCCCATCGCGCGCACCGTCGCCGACGCCGCGCTGCTGCTCGACGGCATGATCGCGCCCGTCGGGTACCCGCCGCGGCATCCGTTCGCGGTGCGCGCGCCCGGTGACGACGGGCCGTTCCTCGGCGCGGCGATCCGCGGCGAGGGGCGCTTCCAGGTCGGGGTGGCGCTGGACACGCCGTGGGACGAGTTCACCGACATCCGCGTCGATCCGGCGCCGCGGAAGGCGCTCGACCTCGCGATCGAGCTGCTGGACCGCCTCGGGCACGGGGTCGAGGACGTACCCGACTCGCCTGCCCCGGAGTACCCGGCGGCGTTCCGGACGATCTGGCAGGCCGGCGCCGCGACGATCCCGGTCGAGGTCGGCAGCCTCGACCGGCTCGAGCCGCTGACGCAATGGCTCGTGGCGCGGGGCCGCGAGCGCACGGCGGGAGAACTCGCCGACGCGCTCGCGGTGCTCTCGGCGTTCGAGCGTCGCACGATCGAGCGATTCGCGCCGTTCGATGCCGTCCTCACGCCGGCGCTCGCGATGACCCCGCGTCCGGTCGGCTGGTACGACCCGGTCGACGCGGAGGAGAACTTCGCGCAGCAGGTTCGGTTCACGCCGTTCACCTCGTTCGTGAACGTCGCGGGGCTGCCCGCGCTCACCCTTCCGGTGCACGACACCGACGAGGGGGTGCCCGTGGGCGTGCAGCTGATCGGGCGCCCGGGCGGCGAGGCCGTGCTGTTCGCGCTCGCGGCGCAACTCGAGCGCGCGCTGCGCCGGGGCAGGCGGCGTCCTCCGGTGTGGTGACGCGCGGAGCGGGGTGACCCGACCGGCCGCGTGTGTCAGACTTAGGTAATGCTTACCTCACCTGCCGCGGCCGACGCCCCCGCGCGTCCTCGGCCTCCGTACCGCGGCTTCGACGTCACCGTCGCCCGGGTGCAGCGGCTCACGCCGCACTTCACGCGCGTGACCTTCACGGGCGACGACCTCGTCGACTTCGGCACCGCCGGGCTCGACCAGCGCGTCAAGGTCGTGATGCCGCTGCCCGGGTCCGGCTTCGCGCACTTCCCCGACGGAGCCGACTGGTACGCGAAGTGGCGCGACCTGCCGGCAGAGCACCGCAACCCCTTCCGCACCTACACGGTCCGCGGCATCCGACCGCACCTGCTCGAGGTCGACGTCGACTTCGCACTGCACGGCGACGTCGGCCCCGGCTCGACCTGGGCCGGTCGTGCGGAACCCGGCGACCGGATCGTCCTGATCGGCCCCGACTCGCGCAGTCCCGAGAGCAACGTCGGCATCGACTGGCGCCCCGGCGTCGTCGACACCGTCCTGCTCGCGGGCGACGAGACCGCGGCGCCGGCGATCTGCGCGATCCTCGAGTCCCTGCCCGCCGACGCCTCCGGCGCGGCCGTCATCGAGATCCCGAGCGCCGACGACGTGCTCGAGGTCGCCGCCCCCGCGGGCATCGAGGTCCGCTGGCTCGCGCGCGACGAGGACGCCGCGCACGGCGAGCGCCTCATCCCCGCGGTGCGCGACTGGGTCGCCCGCACCTGCTGGCTGCGCGACTGCGCCGACCCCGCGTCGGCGTCCGCCGAGCGCGTCCGCCTCACGCTCGACGAACTCGAACGCGCGGCGGACGCCGACGGCATCCTCTGGGACGTCCCCGAGGGCACCAGCCTCGACGGCGACTGCTACGCGTGGCTCGCGGGCGAGGCATCCGCCATCACCGCGCTGCGCAGGTTCCTCGTGCGCGAGGCCGGACTCGACCGCCGACAGGTCGCGTTCATGGGCTACTGGCGGCAGGGCCGCGCCGAACTCGCGTGAGCACCACGCGGATGGGCGTCTCGGCGACGGATGCGCCGCCGATCGCCGGCGCCGCACGGGTCGGCGCGGCACCGGTCGGCGCGGCGCCGGTCGGCGCGGCGCCGACCGGCGCGGCGCCGACCGGCGCGGCATCGCGCGTCGGCACCCGTGCCGGGTCCGCGTCGTCGTCGGCCGCAGCGCGCTCGCGACCCCGCGCACTGCGCGGGATCCTCGTGCTCGGCGCGAGCCTGGTCGTCCTCGCGGTCGTCGTCCTGGCGAGCCTCGCGCTCGGCGTGCGCGGCATCGACGTCTCGGAGGTCTGGCGGGCGCTCACCGCGCCCGACCTGACCGACCCCGACCAGGCGGTCATCGTGCAGCTGCGCGTGCCGCGCACCGTCATCGGCCTGGCGGCCGGCGTCGCACTCGGGCTCGCGGGAACGCTCATCCAGGGCGTCACCCGGAACCCGATCGCCGACCCCGGCCTGCTCGGGGTCAACTCCGGGGCCTCGCTCGCGGTCGTCCTCGGCATCTCGCTTCTGGGCATCACCGCGCCCCTGCAGTTCATCTGGCTCGCCTTCGCGGGCGCCGCGATCGCCGCCGTCGTCGTCTTCGCGATCGGCGGTGCCCGACCGGTCCGGCTCGCGCTCGTCGGCGCCGCGGTCACGGCACTCCTGACCCCGCTCATCGCGCTCGTGCTGCTGCGCGACACCGAGGCGTTCAACCAGTACCGCTTCTGGGCGGTCGGATCGCTCACCGGCCGAGACCTGTCGACCATCGCCGCCCTGTGGCCCTTCCTGGCGGTGGGGGTCGTGCTCGCGGTCGCGCTCGCCCACCGGTTCAACCTGCTCGCGCTCGGCGACGACGTCGCGGGCGCGCTCGGGCAGCGCGTCGGCGTGACGCGCGCCGTCAGCGGCCTCGCCATCGTGCTGCTCTCGGGCACGGCGGTCGCGCTCGCCGGCCCCATCGCCCTCGTCGGCCTCGTCGTGCCGCACGCCGCGCGCCGCCTCGTCGGCAGCGACTACCGCTGGATCACGGCCGCGGCCCTGCTGTTCGGCCCCGTCATGCTGCTCACCGCCGACGTCATCGGCCGCCTGATCGTGCCGAACGCCGAACTCGAGGCCGGGGTCGTCGCCGCGTTCCTCGGCGCCCCCGTGCTCATCGCGATCGCCCGGAGCCGACGGGTGGCCGGGCTGTGACGGGGTTCGCCGAGGTCGCCGACGTCGCGGACCTCGCGGACGTCGCGGAGGTCCGGCGGGGGACCCGGCGACGCAACGCGCTCGTGGTCGGCACGGCTGTCGCGGTGGCGCTCGCCGTCGGGCTCGCGACCCTCTCGCTCGGCGCGGCCGGGGTGACCCCGGACCGCGTGCTCGCGGTGCTGCTCGGCGGCGGCGACCGGCTCGACCGGTTCGTCGTCCTCGAACTGCGGATGCCGCGCATCGTGGCCGCGCTGCTCGTGGGCGTCGCGTTCGCGCTCGCAGGCGCGGTCTTCCAGTCGACGCTGCGCAACCCGCTCGCGAGCCCCGACATCCTCGGCATCTCGGCGGGCGCGAGCCTCGGAGCCGTGTGGGCGATCCTCGTGCTCGGCGCGGGCGGCGTCGTCGTCGCCGGGTACGCGTTCGGCGGCGGGCTCGCGGTCGCGGTCGTGATCTGGTTCGCGGCGTGGCGGCAGGGCCTGCACGGCGTGCGGTTCGTGCTCGTCGGCGTCGGCATGGCCTACCTGTGCGGGTCGACCGTGTCGTGGCTGCTCGCGCGCAGCGACGTGCGCGAGGCGCAGGCCGCGCTGCACTGGACCGTCGGCAGCGTCGCGGACGTCCGCGGCGACGAACTCGTCGTGCTCGCCGTCGGGGTCGCGCTGTGCGCGCTCGCGCTCGCGGTCGCGACGCGTGCGCTCGGTCCGCTCGCGCTCGGCGACGACCATGCGCTCGCGCTCGGCGTGCGCGCCGACGCCGCCCGGGTCGTGCTGCTGCTGGTCGCCGTGGCGCTCGTGGCGCTCGCGACCTCGGTCGCCGGACCGGTCGCGTTCGTGGCGCTCATCGCGCCCGCCGTCGCTCGGCGTCTCGTCGGCGGCGGGGGTGCCGCGGTCGCGGCCGCGGCGGCGATCGGCGCGGTGCTCACGCTCGGCGCCGACGTGATCGGCCAGTTCGCGATCCCCGGCTTCAGCGCACCGCTCGGCATCGTGACCGGCGTGATCGGCGCTCCGTACCTGTTGTGGCTGCTCGCCCGTACCGAGAGGACCCGAGCATGACGACCGACCACCTCACCGAGACCCCGGCGGGACTCGCCGCCGAGGGCGTGCGCCTCGGCTACGACGGCAGAACGGTCGTCGACGGGCTCGACCTGCGCATCCCGCCCGGCCGGATCACGGTCATCGTCGGCCCGAACGCGTGCGGGAAGTCGACGCTGCTGCGCGGGCTGGCCCGGCTGCACCCGGTCGAGGGCGGCCGGGTGAGCCTCGACGGAGCGGATGTCGCGCGGATGCCGCGTCGCGAGCTGGCCCGCCGGGTCGGGGTGCTGCCGCAGTCGTCGATCGCCCCCGACGGGGTTCGCGTGGCCGACCTCGTGGGCCGTGGCCGGTTCCCGCATCAGGGCTGGTTCGGGCGGCATTCGAGCGATGACGACGAGGTCGTCGCCGAGGCGCTCGCGGCGACCGGCGTGGCCGACCTGGCCGACCGACCGGTCGAGGAGCTCTCGGGCGGTCAGCGCCAGCGGGTGTGGATCGCGATGGTGCTCGCGCAGCAGACCGGGATCGTGCTGCTCGACGAGCCGACGACGTTCCTCGACGTCAGCCACCAGCTGGAGCTGCTCGACCTGCTGACGAGCCTGAATCGGGAGCGGGGGACGACGGTCGTGATGGTGCTGCACGAGCTCAACCTCGCGGCTCGGTACGCGGATCACCTCGTGGTGATGTCGGCCGGTCGGATCATCGCCGAGGGAGAGCCTGGGGCCGTGCTCACGCAGGACACGATCCGGGATGCGTTCGGCCTCGACGCCCGCGTCATCCCGGACCCCGTGTCGGGGTCGCCGCTCGTGGTCCCGGTCGGGCGGTTCCACGCGTCGGCCGTGTGACCTCCGTGCATTGCGGCCGGTTGAAGTTAGGTTAGGCTAGCCTTATTCACCGTCCCACCCTCTCGAACCGAGGAGTTCCCGTGCGCCTTCGTCGCCACCTCATCGCCATCGCCGGAGCCGCCGCGATCGCCCTCCCGCTGTCCGCCTGCGCAGCACCCGCGGCCGAGTCCGCCGCGAACGGCGAGGCCGCGGCATCCGCCGAGGGCTTCCCCGTCACGATCGACCACGCCTTCGGCGAGACCGTCATCGAGGACGCCCCCGAGCGGGTCGCCACCTGGGGCTGGGGGTCCACCGAAGCCGCGGTCGCACTCGGCGTCTACCCCGTCGCGGTCGCCGAGCAGGTCTGGACCGTGGGCCCCGACGCGCTCCTGCCCTGGGTCGAGGACGCCTACGAGGAAGCCGGCGAGCCGCTCCCGACGATCCTCAGCGACCCCGAGGGCGGCGCGACCGTGCCCTACGAGGAGTTCATCCAGGCCGACCCCGACCTCATCCTCGCGCCCTACTCGGGCCTGACCGGGGAACAGTACGACACGCTCGCCGAGATCGCCCCGGTCGTCGCCTACCCCGAGGCGCCCTGGACCACCCCCTGGGACGAGGAGATCCGCATCACCGCGGAGGCCCTCGGCCTCGCCGACGACGGCGAGGCGGTGCTCGACGAGATCGCCGCCGGCCTGGCCGAACAGGCCGAGGCGCACCCCGAGTTCGCCGGCACGACCTTCGCCGGAATCTGGGACGG comes from the Agromyces marinus genome and includes:
- a CDS encoding GNAT family N-acetyltransferase, which codes for MLEEEYQPRRVLPGHLRTPEPPEAPFAFEVRAARPADLPSVREIYNHYVANSTVTFDEDAMSLREWKQKYAYLHRLGMPFLVAESPTGQVLGYALVTPWKQKRAYRYTVENSIYLGPAASGKGLGRALLGALVDASRQAGMKEMIAVIADQGAESSIALHEKFGFHEIGRMGRVGFKFDRWLGTVLLQKTLK
- a CDS encoding amidase, with the protein product MAESTPELHEYTALELHQSLQRGEVGPVEATTHYLDRIARLDAEVGAFAHVSADQALERARHVEREVPRAAPLWGMPLADKDLHPRAGVPAGFGSRAFEGFEPDESDDLVRAVDAAGAVSLGKTATPEFGLPSYTEPAAGRPTRNPWDLALGAGGSSGGAAAAVAAGMLPFAPGSDGGGSIRIPAASCGLVGVKPSRGRVPSGSGIDRLGGLGVVGPIARTVADAALLLDGMIAPVGYPPRHPFAVRAPGDDGPFLGAAIRGEGRFQVGVALDTPWDEFTDIRVDPAPRKALDLAIELLDRLGHGVEDVPDSPAPEYPAAFRTIWQAGAATIPVEVGSLDRLEPLTQWLVARGRERTAGELADALAVLSAFERRTIERFAPFDAVLTPALAMTPRPVGWYDPVDAEENFAQQVRFTPFTSFVNVAGLPALTLPVHDTDEGVPVGVQLIGRPGGEAVLFALAAQLERALRRGRRRPPVW
- a CDS encoding siderophore-interacting protein, producing MLTSPAAADAPARPRPPYRGFDVTVARVQRLTPHFTRVTFTGDDLVDFGTAGLDQRVKVVMPLPGSGFAHFPDGADWYAKWRDLPAEHRNPFRTYTVRGIRPHLLEVDVDFALHGDVGPGSTWAGRAEPGDRIVLIGPDSRSPESNVGIDWRPGVVDTVLLAGDETAAPAICAILESLPADASGAAVIEIPSADDVLEVAAPAGIEVRWLARDEDAAHGERLIPAVRDWVARTCWLRDCADPASASAERVRLTLDELERAADADGILWDVPEGTSLDGDCYAWLAGEASAITALRRFLVREAGLDRRQVAFMGYWRQGRAELA
- a CDS encoding FecCD family ABC transporter permease; translation: MSTTRMGVSATDAPPIAGAARVGAAPVGAAPVGAAPTGAAPTGAASRVGTRAGSASSSAAARSRPRALRGILVLGASLVVLAVVVLASLALGVRGIDVSEVWRALTAPDLTDPDQAVIVQLRVPRTVIGLAAGVALGLAGTLIQGVTRNPIADPGLLGVNSGASLAVVLGISLLGITAPLQFIWLAFAGAAIAAVVVFAIGGARPVRLALVGAAVTALLTPLIALVLLRDTEAFNQYRFWAVGSLTGRDLSTIAALWPFLAVGVVLAVALAHRFNLLALGDDVAGALGQRVGVTRAVSGLAIVLLSGTAVALAGPIALVGLVVPHAARRLVGSDYRWITAAALLFGPVMLLTADVIGRLIVPNAELEAGVVAAFLGAPVLIAIARSRRVAGL
- a CDS encoding FecCD family ABC transporter permease; protein product: MTGFAEVADVADLADVAEVRRGTRRRNALVVGTAVAVALAVGLATLSLGAAGVTPDRVLAVLLGGGDRLDRFVVLELRMPRIVAALLVGVAFALAGAVFQSTLRNPLASPDILGISAGASLGAVWAILVLGAGGVVVAGYAFGGGLAVAVVIWFAAWRQGLHGVRFVLVGVGMAYLCGSTVSWLLARSDVREAQAALHWTVGSVADVRGDELVVLAVGVALCALALAVATRALGPLALGDDHALALGVRADAARVVLLLVAVALVALATSVAGPVAFVALIAPAVARRLVGGGGAAVAAAAAIGAVLTLGADVIGQFAIPGFSAPLGIVTGVIGAPYLLWLLARTERTRA
- a CDS encoding ABC transporter ATP-binding protein, coding for MTTDHLTETPAGLAAEGVRLGYDGRTVVDGLDLRIPPGRITVIVGPNACGKSTLLRGLARLHPVEGGRVSLDGADVARMPRRELARRVGVLPQSSIAPDGVRVADLVGRGRFPHQGWFGRHSSDDDEVVAEALAATGVADLADRPVEELSGGQRQRVWIAMVLAQQTGIVLLDEPTTFLDVSHQLELLDLLTSLNRERGTTVVMVLHELNLAARYADHLVVMSAGRIIAEGEPGAVLTQDTIRDAFGLDARVIPDPVSGSPLVVPVGRFHASAV
- a CDS encoding iron-siderophore ABC transporter substrate-binding protein yields the protein MRLRRHLIAIAGAAAIALPLSACAAPAAESAANGEAAASAEGFPVTIDHAFGETVIEDAPERVATWGWGSTEAAVALGVYPVAVAEQVWTVGPDALLPWVEDAYEEAGEPLPTILSDPEGGATVPYEEFIQADPDLILAPYSGLTGEQYDTLAEIAPVVAYPEAPWTTPWDEEIRITAEALGLADDGEAVLDEIAAGLAEQAEAHPEFAGTTFAGIWDGDGFVSVYTPADARIEVLTELGLEVAPSVAELDTSDGGFYYELSYEQLDKLDADVLISYHASQEDADAFLAKPELQAIPAVAAGRVAQVADPVTVSSVSPPTALSFGWAGGMPALVDAIAGALAD